One Dysidea avara chromosome 7, odDysAvar1.4, whole genome shotgun sequence genomic region harbors:
- the LOC136261117 gene encoding adhesion G-protein coupled receptor V1-like, with protein sequence MICDDNVLEEDETFSLTIVSNSIPDNVTNGSPDNVTVTIVDNDPITVNFSQVQYSFDEDVDEGSGAAQVELMFSNPSAFDITVYMMTNDIIATGVNNSQCSEVDSENDYLHGVYTGTFPAMVTVIFVDIPICNDIVLEEDETFSISIVSNSHLDNVTNGSPDHVNVTIVDNDAITVNFTQAQNSFGEDSGNTQVELMFSNPSSFDIVVYLMMNDNTATGVNTSECLESDSTDDYLYGVYSVTFPVNVTLQFVDITICDDSVLEEDETFSLTIVSNSIPDNVTNGSPDSVTITIVDNDPVTVNFSQTEYSFDEDDEGSKNIQVGLILSSPSAFDITVYVMTNNITATGVNNSQCSEIDSENDYLHGVYTSTFQARVTVTFVEIPICNDIVLEEDETFSISIVSNSHLDNVTNGSPDNVTIIIVDNDNITVRFSQSLYFGHEMDGLVQIDILISNPSSVDITLLVSSDDSDASSEGTDNDYSPGPYIFTIPSGDINISFNISISDDNILETEEEFLLSINASSLPDGVTVGSGANTTVVIVDNNAITINFSQSNYSVKENDGLVQLMLVLSNPSSSNITIRIDTIDREATGMDQDYFSGPYFIVFPAGTIESMFNILIMDDDLLEKTEAFDVIINSSSLPSNITISERGEAAVIIWDNDAITVNFTQARYRLGEDMDGKDTGNAQVKLMFSNPSTFDIVVYVMSNNITATSVNTSECLESNGTDDYMYGVYNVTFPANVTLQLVDITICDDSVLEEDETFSLTIVSNSIPDNLTNGSPDSVTITIVDNDLNFSQVEYSFDEEVDEGSGAAQVELTLSNPSAFDITVYVMTNNITATGVNNSQCSEVDSENDYLHGLYTGTFPAMVTVIFVDIPICNDTVLEEDEKFSISIVSNSHLDNVTNGSPDSATVTIVDNDAITVNFSQARYSFGEGRGNAQVELMFSNPSSFDIVVYVMSDDINATGVNGSECLESDGTDDYLYGVYGVTFPAKVTLQFVDITICDDSSLEEDETFSLTIVSNSIPDNVTNGSPDSATVTIVDNDAVTVNFSQVEYSFDEGVDEGSGVAQVELMLSNPSAFDITVYVMTNNITATGVNNTQCSEVDSETDYLDGVYTSTFPARVTVIFVDIPICNDIVLEEDETFSISIVSNSHLDNVTNGSPDHVNVTIVDNDGKCLYSANYL encoded by the exons ATGATATGTGATGACAATGTGCTGGAAGAGGACGAGACATTTAGTCTTACCATTGTTTCTAATTCCATTCCTGATAATGTGACAAATGGTAGTCCTGATAATGTAACCGTAACTATTGTGGATAATGATC CTATCACAGTGAACTTCAGTCAAGTGCAATACAGTTTTGATGAGGATGTGGACGAGGGTAGTGGAGCAGCACAAGTGGAACTAATGTTCAGCAACCCATCAGCATTTGATATTACTGTGTACATGATGACGAACGACATCATTGCAACTGGTGTGAACAACAGCCAATGCTCGGaggttgacagtgaaaatgaTTACCTGCACGGAGTATACACTGGTACATTCCCCGCCATGGTAACTGTTATATTTGTGGATATTCCAATTTGCAATGACATTGTGCTTGAGGAGGATGAGACATTTAGCATTAGCATTGTTTCCAATTCACATCTTGATAATGTGACAAATGGCAGTCCTGATCATGTCAACGTCACCATTGTTGATAATGACG CCATCACAGTGAACTTCACTCAAGCACAAAATAGCTTTGGCGAGGATAGTGGAAACACCCAAGTTGAACTCATGTTTAGCAACCCATCATCATTTGATATTGTTGTGTATTTGATGATGAATGACAATACTGCTACCGGTGTGAATACCAGTGAATGCTTGGAATCTGACAGCACAGATGATTACCTCTATGGAGTGTACAGTGTCACATTTCCAGTTAATGTAACTTTGCAATTTGTGGATATAACGATATGTGATGACAGTGTGCTGGAAGAGGATGAGACATTCAGTCTTACCATTGTTTCTAATTCCATTCCTGATAATGTGACAAATGGGAGTCCTGACAGTGTCACCATAACTATTGTGGATAATGACC CTGTAACAGTAAACTTCAGTCAAACGGAATACAGTTTTGATGAGGATGATGAGGGAAGCAAAAATATACAAGTGGGACTAATTCTCAGCAGCCCATCAGCATTTGATATTACTGTGTATGTGATGACAAATAACATCACTGCAACTGGTGTGAACAACAGCCAATGTTCGGAGATTGACAGTGAAAATGATTACCTGCACGGAGTATACACCAGTACATTCCAGGCCAGGGTAACTGTCACATTTGTGGAAATTCCAATTTGTAATGACATTGTGCTTGAGGAGGATGAGACATTTAGTATTAGCATTGTTTCCAATTCACATCTTGATAATGTGACAAACGGCAGTCCTGATAATGTCACCATCATCATTGTTGATAATGACA ACATAACTGTGAGATTTAGTCAGTCCTTGTACTTTGGTCATGAAATGGATGGACTTGTACAGATTGACATACTCATCAGCAACCCATCTTCTGTTGATATCACACTTCTTGTCAGCAGTGATGATTCTGATGCCAGCAGTGAAG GTACAGACAATGATTATAGTCCAGGACCATACATATTCACTATTCCAAGTGGAGATATCAACATTTCCTTCAACATTTCTATATCAGATGACAACATATTGGAAACTGAAGAAGAGTTTTTGCTAAGCATCAATGCATCTTCACTGCCTGATGGTGTCACAGTGGGCAGTGGGGCAAACACCACAGTGGTCATAGTGGATAACAACG CCATTACAATTAACTTCAGCCAGTCAAACTACAGTGTTAAAGAAAATGACGGACTGGTCCAACTAATGCTGGTTCtgagtaacccatcatcaagtAATATCACCATCCGTATAGACACCATTGATAGAGAAGCAACTG GTATGGACCAGGATTACTTTAGTGGACCATACTTCATTGTGTTTCCTGCTGGAACAATAGAATCCATGTTCAATATTCTCATAATGGATGATGACCTTTTAGAAAAAACTGAAGCATTTGACGTAATAATAAACTCTTCATCACTACCCAGTAACATTACAATTAGTGAACGTGGGGAAGCAGCAGTGATCATATGGGACAATGATG CCATCACAGTAAACTTCACTCAAGCACGATACAGACTTGGTGAGGATATGGATGGCAAAGATACTGGAAATGCTCAAGTTAAATTAATGTTTAGCAACCCATCAACATTTGATATTGTTGTGTATGTGATGTCGAACAACATCACTGCTACTAGTGTGAATACCAGTGAATGTTTGGAATCTAATGGCACAGATGATTACATGTATGGAGTGTACAATGTCACATTTCCAGCTAATGTAACTTTGCAACTTGTGGATATAACGATATGTGATGACAGTGTGCTGGAAGAGGACGAGACATTTAGTCTTACCATTGTTTCTAATTCGATTCCTGATAACTTGACAAATGGTAGTCCTGACAGTGTCACCATAACTATTGTGGATAATGATT TGAACTTCAGTCAAGTGGAATACAGTTTTGATGAGGAAGTGGACGAGGGTAGTGGAGCAGCACAAGTGGAACTAACGCTCAGCAACCCATCAGCATTTGATATTACTGTGTACGTGATGACAAACAACATCACCGCAACTGGTGTGAACAACAGCCAATGCTCGGaggttgacagtgaaaatgaTTACCTGCACGGATTATACACTGGTACATTCCCCGCCATGGTAACTGTCATATTTGTGGATATTCCAATTTGCAATGACACTGTGCTTGAGGAGGACGAGAAATTTAGCATTAGCATTGTTTCAAATTCACATCTTGATAATGTGACAAACGGAAGTCCTGATAGTGCCACCGTCACCATTGTTGATAATGACG CCATCACAGTGAACTTCAGTCAAGCACGATACAGCTTTGGAGAGGGTAGGGGAAATGCCCAAGTTGAACTAATgttcagtaacccatcatcattCGACATTGTCGTGTATGTGATGTCGGATGACATCAATGCCACTGGTGTGAATGGCAGTGAATGTTTGGAATCCGACGGCACAGATGATTACCTGTATGGAGTGTACGGTGTCACATTTCCAGCTAAAGTGACTTTGCAGTTTGTGGATATAACGATATGTGATGACAGTTCCCTGGAAGAGGACGAGACATTTAGTCTTACCATTGTTTCTAATTCCATTCCTGACAATGTGACAAATGGTAGTCCTGACAGTGCCACCGTAACCATTGTTGATAATGATG CTGTCACAGTGAACTTCAGTCAAGTGGAATACAGTTTTGATGAGGGTGTGGACGAGGGTAGTGGAGTAGCACAAGTGGAACTAATGCTCAGCAACCCATCAGCATTTGATATTACTGTGTACGTGATGACCAACAACATCACCGCAACTGGTGTGAACAACACCCAATGTTCGGAGGTTGACAGTGAAACTGATTACCTAGACGGAGTATACACTAGTACATTCCCGGCCAGGGTAACTGTCATATTTGTGGATATTCCGATTTGCAATGACATTGTGCTTGAGGAGGATGAGACATTTAGCATTAGCATTGTTTCCAATTCACATCTTGATAATGTTACAAACGGCAGTCCTGATCATGTCAACGTCACCATCGTTGATAATGATGGTAAGTGTTTGTACAGTGCAAATTACCTGTGA